The Anaeromusa acidaminophila DSM 3853 genome includes a region encoding these proteins:
- a CDS encoding integrase core domain-containing protein, whose product QLRKWLHNLGVSTAYIEPGSPWENGFCESFNSKMRDEFLNREIFDSMVEVDILTKRWVLEYNTIRPHSSLGYKPPAPQTIVCVA is encoded by the coding sequence ATCAATTACGCAAGTGGCTGCATAACCTGGGAGTTTCCACTGCTTACATTGAACCAGGCAGTCCATGGGAGAATGGCTTTTGCGAAAGTTTTAACAGTAAAATGCGAGATGAGTTTCTAAACCGAGAAATTTTTGATTCCATGGTTGAAGTAGATATATTAACGAAACGTTGGGTTTTGGAGTATAACACGATACGACCACATAGTTCCCTTGGATACAAGCCTCCAGCACCTCAAACCATAGTGTGCGTTGCTTAA
- a CDS encoding glucose-6-phosphate isomerase, whose amino-acid sequence MAAELTLASGFSFDYTLLYGEGRVECEAVEHLQERLHKAHEAIGEMRQSGVVRGHLSKDGTPEKVLFSQLPFVAEGHLNSPSSLQRLKVFGQRVKADFDAVVFFGIGGSYLGNKVIFDLTCGEFWNQKHKEARGGWPKLYFSGNNIDPRRTQALLEQISYDAQMKTVHGGGAYKVMLVVISKSGSTLDTMACFMAALAELRGVAGVGLEVVAVTDPAQGKQATLLGKLAEEEGWERFSVPDGVGGRFSIFSEVGLVTAACCGFDIEAFLAGAKAMDEACRDTEVWNNPAMLNAALKYLAAQKYGRTSEVFMPYSDDMKSVAEWYVQLLAESLGKKQNREGETVYYGRTPIVAVGTTDMHAQTQQHQDGPKDKVLQFVRVGKWAEDRVIPDVFPQIPKLAAMAGVTMGQALEAARQANAEALAADGRFSAVFTLPGLNAYHIGELLYLLALSVAYEGELANVDAFDQPGVEGYKRLLGPKLQELKAKQD is encoded by the coding sequence TTGGCAGCAGAACTGACATTGGCATCCGGTTTTTCTTTTGATTATACGCTTTTGTATGGCGAGGGACGGGTGGAGTGCGAAGCAGTTGAGCATTTGCAAGAACGCTTGCATAAGGCGCACGAGGCTATCGGAGAGATGCGGCAAAGCGGTGTGGTGCGAGGGCATTTATCGAAAGACGGCACGCCAGAAAAAGTGTTGTTTTCTCAGCTTCCTTTTGTGGCAGAGGGGCATTTGAATTCCCCTTCATCTTTGCAGCGATTAAAGGTTTTTGGACAGAGGGTAAAAGCGGATTTTGACGCGGTTGTCTTTTTTGGTATTGGTGGTTCTTATTTAGGAAACAAGGTGATTTTCGATCTGACCTGCGGTGAGTTCTGGAATCAAAAGCACAAGGAAGCTCGTGGCGGTTGGCCGAAGTTGTATTTTAGTGGCAATAACATTGATCCGCGGAGGACACAGGCGTTATTGGAGCAAATATCCTATGATGCGCAGATGAAAACGGTTCATGGCGGCGGTGCATATAAGGTCATGCTGGTGGTTATCTCTAAGTCCGGCTCGACGTTGGATACGATGGCCTGTTTTATGGCGGCATTGGCGGAGCTGCGCGGCGTAGCCGGAGTGGGGCTGGAAGTTGTGGCGGTCACTGATCCGGCCCAAGGGAAGCAGGCGACGTTGTTGGGAAAACTGGCGGAAGAAGAGGGCTGGGAGCGCTTTTCTGTGCCGGACGGTGTCGGCGGCCGGTTCAGTATTTTTTCCGAAGTGGGATTGGTGACTGCGGCTTGCTGCGGTTTTGATATTGAAGCCTTTTTAGCAGGAGCGAAGGCTATGGACGAAGCCTGCCGGGATACGGAAGTTTGGAATAATCCGGCCATGCTGAATGCGGCGCTGAAATACTTGGCGGCGCAGAAATACGGGCGGACGAGCGAGGTCTTCATGCCCTACAGCGATGATATGAAATCGGTAGCGGAGTGGTATGTTCAACTGTTGGCGGAGTCCTTGGGCAAGAAGCAGAATCGCGAGGGCGAGACGGTTTATTACGGGCGCACGCCGATTGTGGCGGTGGGCACAACGGACATGCACGCTCAAACGCAGCAGCATCAGGATGGACCTAAGGATAAAGTGCTTCAGTTTGTGCGAGTTGGGAAATGGGCGGAAGATCGGGTGATTCCGGATGTGTTCCCACAGATTCCCAAACTGGCGGCCATGGCGGGCGTAACCATGGGGCAGGCGCTGGAAGCGGCGCGGCAAGCTAATGCCGAGGCGCTGGCGGCGGACGGACGTTTTAGCGCGGTCTTTACCCTGCCCGGACTCAACGCCTACCATATTGGAGAATTGCTGTACTTGCTGGCATTGTCTGTGGCCTATGAGGGCGAATTAGCAAATGTGGATGCCTTTGATCAGCCCGGGGTGGAAGGCTATAAACGACTGTTAGGGCCTAAATTGCAGGAACTAAAAGCGAAGCAAGATTGA
- a CDS encoding secretin N-terminal domain-containing protein, which produces MAVVGALRRGNWAGVLLVVCLLISWPQPVQADMETLVDLQVEEEEVVPVLQTLARLGDLNLVLNPAVKGKVSAQLQQVPLKTALDIVSRLQGLEYQQVGNVLVVGTADCFRQGFARVYCVKLQYAKASDVANLLNDTRKDKEVVPAAGTPNAKQEKTKKNSSTNENTSAKNTGRFLADDMTNSLLFQGSATEWRQAEEVVSFLDSPGKQVALEAQVVAISKRNLRDIGIEWEWQKTPTYPEKSETTSYSSQNNTTTQQDKTTEKRDFVWGTVRYGKSPSGAPYEFYYQAKINALVSNGKAEILACPKITTLNGKTAYINIGDSVPIPRESTEQNGRTTVTYDYRDVGIILRYTPQVQADGQITAVVHTEVSTPQLETQLAPPAYRFSKREADTQVRLHDGQTMVIGGLIGRSETKAMSRLPFFAELPVLGALFRHQYHEKEDTEVVIFLTARVVLG; this is translated from the coding sequence TTGGCTGTCGTTGGGGCATTGAGGCGGGGGAATTGGGCTGGAGTATTGTTGGTAGTATGTTTGCTTATTAGCTGGCCGCAGCCGGTACAGGCCGATATGGAAACATTGGTAGACTTGCAAGTAGAGGAAGAAGAGGTTGTGCCGGTTTTGCAAACACTGGCCCGCTTAGGCGATTTGAATTTGGTGCTGAACCCGGCTGTGAAAGGGAAGGTTAGTGCGCAATTGCAGCAGGTACCGCTAAAAACGGCGCTGGATATCGTCTCGCGTTTGCAAGGACTGGAATACCAGCAGGTTGGCAATGTTTTGGTAGTGGGTACGGCGGATTGTTTTCGCCAAGGTTTTGCCAGGGTGTATTGCGTCAAGCTCCAGTATGCTAAAGCATCCGATGTGGCGAATCTGTTGAATGATACCCGAAAGGACAAGGAAGTTGTTCCGGCAGCTGGCACCCCAAATGCCAAGCAAGAGAAAACCAAAAAGAATTCTTCTACTAATGAGAATACGTCTGCAAAGAATACAGGACGCTTTTTAGCAGATGATATGACTAACTCGCTGCTTTTTCAAGGATCAGCGACGGAATGGCGGCAAGCGGAAGAGGTAGTATCGTTTTTGGACTCTCCGGGAAAGCAGGTGGCTTTGGAAGCCCAGGTTGTGGCGATTAGTAAAAGAAATCTGCGGGATATAGGCATTGAGTGGGAATGGCAGAAGACGCCAACGTATCCGGAAAAAAGTGAAACCACAAGCTATTCTTCGCAAAATAACACTACGACTCAGCAAGATAAAACGACTGAAAAACGAGATTTTGTGTGGGGTACTGTGCGTTATGGCAAGAGCCCAAGCGGCGCGCCTTATGAGTTTTATTATCAAGCGAAGATCAATGCCTTGGTTAGCAACGGAAAGGCGGAAATTTTGGCTTGCCCGAAAATCACGACGCTGAATGGGAAAACCGCCTATATCAATATTGGCGACAGTGTGCCGATACCTCGGGAATCAACCGAGCAAAACGGGCGGACTACGGTAACGTATGATTATCGGGATGTGGGCATTATTCTGCGATATACGCCACAGGTACAGGCGGACGGGCAAATTACGGCAGTTGTGCATACAGAAGTAAGTACGCCGCAATTGGAGACGCAGCTGGCGCCGCCTGCCTATCGCTTCAGCAAGCGCGAAGCGGATACGCAAGTGCGTCTTCACGACGGGCAAACGATGGTTATTGGCGGCTTGATCGGTCGTTCGGAAACGAAAGCTATGAGTCGGCTGCCTTTTTTTGCGGAGCTGCCTGTATTGGGCGCGTTGTTTCGCCATCAATACCATGAAAAAGAAGATACGGAAGTGGTTATCTTTTTGACAGCCCGAGTGGTTTTGGGTTAA
- a CDS encoding response regulator, translating to MTIRVVIADDHALLRQGIRNVLELEPELKVLGEAADGEEAVRLVQEVNPDVLLLDVNMPKGNGLEVTRRLKEAGSPVKIVVLTIHDDQNYVVELVKAGAAGYLLKDVEPSMLIQALKVVAAGETFIYPTLAGKLLGEINRQEERLLETTRIYERRKEERLTYRELDVLELICQGMSNNEVAQKLFLSEKTVKNHLTNIFRKLHVSDRTQAVLYAIKNKMVKI from the coding sequence ATGACCATTCGAGTTGTAATTGCGGATGACCATGCGTTATTGCGACAAGGTATTCGCAATGTGCTGGAACTGGAGCCGGAATTGAAGGTGCTGGGAGAAGCGGCAGATGGAGAAGAGGCGGTTCGCCTGGTGCAGGAAGTGAACCCCGACGTGCTGTTGCTGGATGTGAATATGCCCAAAGGGAACGGCCTGGAAGTAACGCGCCGTTTAAAAGAAGCTGGTTCGCCTGTGAAGATTGTAGTTCTGACGATTCACGATGATCAAAACTATGTGGTGGAATTGGTAAAAGCGGGCGCAGCGGGTTATCTTTTAAAAGATGTGGAACCTTCCATGTTGATTCAGGCTTTGAAGGTGGTTGCTGCAGGGGAAACTTTTATTTACCCGACTCTTGCGGGCAAATTGTTGGGAGAAATCAACCGCCAGGAAGAGCGCCTATTGGAGACGACGCGCATTTACGAGCGTCGCAAGGAAGAACGTCTGACGTACCGGGAATTGGACGTGCTGGAGCTCATTTGCCAGGGCATGAGCAACAATGAAGTAGCGCAGAAGTTGTTTTTAAGCGAAAAAACGGTAAAAAATCATTTGACGAATATTTTCCGCAAGCTCCATGTTTCGGATCGGACGCAAGCGGTGTTGTACGCCATTAAAAATAAAATGGTAAAGATTTAG
- a CDS encoding amino acid ABC transporter permease: MNFDFDLVTRSFPLLLLGAGVTIQITALSVGFGLVIGVFMGMARLSKLWVIRSFAAVYVDFIRGTPLLVQIFLIYFALPIIIGQRIDPFIAAITACSINSGAYVAEIFRGGIQSIDKGQMEAGRSLGMTWWQTMRFIVLPQAFKRVIPPLGNEFIAMLKDSSLVSVIGFEELTRRGQLIIARTYGSFEIWLTVAFIYLVMTLSISRLVAYLERRYKIDDKH; this comes from the coding sequence ATGAATTTTGATTTTGACCTAGTGACGCGTTCCTTTCCGTTGTTACTGCTGGGCGCGGGGGTTACCATCCAGATTACGGCGTTAAGTGTGGGCTTTGGCCTAGTCATCGGCGTTTTTATGGGCATGGCGCGCTTGTCTAAACTGTGGGTGATTCGCTCGTTTGCAGCAGTGTATGTTGACTTTATACGCGGTACGCCGCTGTTAGTGCAAATTTTTCTAATTTATTTCGCACTGCCTATTATAATTGGGCAGCGGATCGATCCATTTATAGCGGCGATTACGGCTTGCAGTATTAACAGCGGGGCGTACGTAGCAGAGATTTTTCGCGGCGGTATTCAATCCATTGATAAAGGGCAAATGGAAGCAGGGCGTTCGTTGGGAATGACTTGGTGGCAGACGATGCGCTTTATTGTTTTGCCGCAGGCGTTTAAACGCGTGATTCCTCCGTTGGGCAATGAATTTATTGCGATGCTGAAGGATTCGTCCTTGGTTTCAGTAATCGGCTTTGAAGAATTGACCCGTCGAGGCCAGTTGATTATCGCTAGGACCTATGGCTCTTTTGAGATCTGGCTGACTGTGGCTTTTATCTATTTGGTTATGACCTTGAGCATTTCCCGTTTAGTGGCTTATTTGGAGCGGAGGTACAAGATTGATGATAAGCATTAA
- a CDS encoding amino acid ABC transporter ATP-binding protein yields the protein MISIKRLHKRFGKLHVLKGIDVEVDEGEVVVVIGPSGCGKSTMLRCINYLEEPTEGEVIVDGMTLSKKSNINAVRAEVGMVFQRFNLFPNMNVLENVMLGPVQVRKLPKAEAETMARALLEKVGLQEKAEVYPEQLSGGQQQRVAIARALAMRPKVMLFDEPTSALDPEMVKEVLEVMKTLAREGMTMVVVTHEMGFAREVGNRVLFMDEGKIVEEGSPEAIFLDAQEERTKLFLSKIL from the coding sequence ATGATAAGCATTAAGAGGCTCCATAAACGTTTTGGCAAGCTGCATGTGCTGAAAGGCATTGATGTAGAAGTTGATGAAGGCGAAGTGGTGGTTGTTATTGGCCCGTCCGGCTGCGGCAAGAGCACAATGCTGCGCTGCATCAACTATCTGGAAGAGCCGACAGAAGGCGAAGTCATTGTAGATGGTATGACTCTGTCGAAGAAATCGAATATTAATGCAGTCCGAGCGGAAGTGGGCATGGTATTTCAACGGTTCAACCTTTTTCCCAACATGAATGTGTTGGAGAATGTCATGCTGGGGCCTGTACAGGTGCGTAAGCTGCCCAAGGCGGAGGCGGAGACTATGGCTCGTGCGCTTCTGGAAAAGGTGGGCTTGCAGGAAAAAGCGGAGGTCTATCCGGAGCAATTGTCCGGCGGGCAGCAACAGCGGGTGGCCATTGCCCGGGCTTTAGCTATGCGGCCGAAAGTCATGCTTTTTGACGAGCCGACCTCTGCGTTGGATCCGGAAATGGTCAAGGAAGTATTAGAAGTTATGAAGACCTTGGCAAGGGAAGGCATGACCATGGTGGTGGTTACTCACGAGATGGGTTTTGCCCGGGAAGTGGGTAATCGCGTGCTCTTTATGGATGAAGGAAAGATTGTAGAGGAAGGTTCGCCAGAGGCTATTTTCTTGGATGCTCAGGAAGAAAGGACTAAGTTATTCCTCTCAAAAATCTTGTAG
- a CDS encoding cold shock domain-containing protein, with protein MTGKVKWFSAEKGYGFIEKEDGGDVFVHFSAIQGDGFKSLNEGEEVSFDVVEGARGPQASNVFRQ; from the coding sequence ATGACAGGTAAAGTAAAATGGTTTAGCGCAGAAAAAGGTTATGGATTTATTGAAAAAGAAGATGGCGGCGATGTGTTCGTGCATTTTTCCGCAATCCAGGGGGACGGCTTCAAATCTCTAAATGAGGGTGAAGAAGTTTCTTTTGACGTTGTAGAGGGTGCTCGCGGACCGCAGGCCTCGAACGTATTCCGTCAATAA
- the hpf gene encoding ribosome hibernation-promoting factor, HPF/YfiA family yields MAIAIRGKNIDVTPALRDYVEKRIGKITKYFEMLGEISVVLTVEKGRHIVEVTVPANGIILRGEEATSDMYTSIDLVIEKLEKQIEKYKTKLERRLRGNGFKAELVVPVSAPTSLDDDEFPLVKTKRFAVKPMDVQEAIMQMNLVHHDFYVFINSDSEDVNVVYRRKDGAYGLIEPNY; encoded by the coding sequence ATGGCAATAGCGATTCGTGGAAAAAACATTGATGTTACTCCTGCACTGCGCGACTATGTGGAGAAGCGCATTGGTAAAATCACTAAGTACTTTGAAATGCTTGGTGAAATCTCCGTGGTGCTGACGGTGGAAAAAGGGCGTCATATCGTAGAGGTCACGGTTCCGGCCAACGGCATTATTTTGCGGGGCGAGGAAGCTACCAGCGATATGTACACCTCTATTGATTTGGTTATTGAAAAGCTGGAAAAGCAGATTGAAAAGTATAAAACCAAATTGGAACGCCGTCTGCGGGGCAACGGCTTCAAAGCGGAACTGGTGGTGCCGGTATCGGCTCCTACCTCGCTTGATGATGACGAGTTCCCGTTGGTGAAAACCAAACGGTTTGCAGTGAAACCAATGGATGTGCAGGAAGCCATCATGCAGATGAACCTGGTGCATCACGATTTCTATGTGTTCATCAATTCGGACTCGGAAGACGTGAACGTAGTGTATCGTCGTAAAGACGGCGCTTACGGTTTGATCGAGCCTAACTATTAA
- the secA gene encoding preprotein translocase subunit SecA — MFGFIKKLFGDPNAKTIQRMQQTVEQINALEKDLQNFSDASLAAKTEEFKRRLGNGETLDDLLPEAFAVAREASRRVLGMRHFDVQLMGGMVLHEGNIAEMRTGEGKTLVATLPVYLNALAGKGVHVITVNDYLARRDSEWMGQLYQFLGLSVGTILHGLTYADRKHAYACDVTYGTNNEFGFDYLRDNMVIYADQMVQRPLNFAIVDEVDSILVDEARTPLIISGPGERATDIYAKVAKVVEKLEKEADFTLDEKAKQVLPTEAGIAKAEKLLGVTNMYAGENMQLSHYFNQALRAKALMERDRDYVVKDGEVVIVDEFTGRLMFGRRYGDGLHQAIEAKEGVKIQRESQTLASITFQNYFRMYEKLAGMTGTAKTEEPEFQKIYNLDVVVLPTNQAVVSENFPDVVFKTQKAKYKAAVQEIAERHAKGQPLLVGTTSISQSEEMSALLKKHGVPHNVLNAKHHDKEAAIIAQAGQKGAVTIATNMAGRGTDIKLGEGVPELGGLHIVGTERHESRRIDNQLRGRCGRQGDPGSSRFYLSLEDDLMRIFGSDHISTIMDKLGMEEDEPIEHNMVSKAIENAQKKVENRNFEIRKYVLEYDDVMNQQREIIYAQRKQILLGENLRENILAMIEKIADHGISLYADANTYPEDWDLAGLIKFCEEYFAPEGRLTVAKLEACNREELREEVLAAAQEAYEGRERLFGEENMRELEKVIMLKVLDSKWIEHLDAMDGLREGIGLRAYGQKDPLIEYKIEAYDMFQQLMEYIQDDIVKYMFRVNIISQPEDHLQQATESHGEADENAPKQPVVNKDKVGRNDLCPCGSGKKYKNCCGVN; from the coding sequence TTGTTCGGTTTCATTAAGAAACTCTTTGGAGACCCGAATGCAAAGACTATCCAACGGATGCAGCAGACGGTGGAGCAGATTAACGCCTTGGAGAAGGATTTGCAGAATTTTAGCGATGCTTCATTGGCAGCTAAGACGGAAGAATTCAAGCGACGCCTGGGAAATGGCGAGACGCTGGACGATTTATTGCCGGAAGCGTTCGCTGTGGCTAGGGAAGCTTCGCGGCGCGTGCTGGGCATGCGCCATTTTGACGTACAGTTGATGGGCGGCATGGTTCTGCATGAAGGCAATATCGCTGAAATGCGTACAGGAGAAGGTAAAACATTGGTGGCGACGCTGCCGGTATATTTGAATGCCTTGGCTGGCAAGGGCGTCCATGTCATTACGGTCAATGATTATTTGGCTCGCCGCGACAGCGAATGGATGGGGCAGTTGTATCAATTTTTGGGCTTGTCCGTGGGTACGATTTTGCACGGATTGACCTATGCTGATCGCAAGCATGCCTACGCCTGCGACGTTACTTACGGTACCAACAATGAATTCGGCTTTGACTATTTGCGTGACAATATGGTCATTTATGCGGACCAAATGGTGCAGCGTCCGTTGAATTTTGCGATTGTCGATGAAGTGGACAGCATTTTGGTGGATGAAGCGAGAACGCCTTTGATTATTTCCGGTCCTGGCGAGCGCGCTACAGACATTTATGCCAAAGTGGCTAAAGTAGTGGAAAAGTTGGAAAAAGAAGCCGACTTTACATTGGACGAAAAAGCGAAACAGGTATTGCCGACCGAGGCTGGTATTGCCAAAGCGGAAAAACTGCTGGGCGTGACCAATATGTACGCCGGCGAAAACATGCAGCTGTCTCATTATTTCAACCAAGCCTTGCGGGCGAAGGCGCTCATGGAGCGGGACCGCGATTACGTGGTGAAAGACGGCGAAGTCGTTATTGTTGACGAGTTCACTGGCCGTTTGATGTTCGGACGTCGTTACGGCGACGGATTGCATCAGGCTATTGAAGCTAAAGAAGGCGTGAAAATTCAGCGGGAAAGCCAAACTCTGGCTTCGATTACCTTCCAGAACTACTTCCGCATGTATGAGAAATTGGCTGGGATGACCGGTACGGCGAAGACCGAAGAACCGGAATTCCAGAAGATTTATAATCTGGACGTAGTTGTGTTGCCGACGAACCAGGCGGTAGTGAGCGAAAACTTCCCGGATGTGGTTTTCAAAACGCAGAAAGCTAAATATAAGGCGGCCGTGCAAGAAATTGCCGAACGTCATGCCAAGGGGCAGCCGCTGTTGGTAGGCACTACCTCTATCAGTCAGTCGGAGGAAATGTCGGCGCTACTTAAGAAGCATGGCGTGCCGCATAATGTGTTGAATGCCAAGCATCATGATAAGGAAGCGGCAATTATTGCGCAGGCAGGACAAAAAGGCGCGGTAACTATTGCCACCAACATGGCTGGCCGTGGTACGGACATCAAGCTGGGCGAAGGCGTGCCGGAATTAGGCGGTCTGCATATCGTCGGCACGGAGCGTCATGAAAGCCGCCGTATTGACAATCAGCTGCGCGGCCGCTGTGGCCGTCAGGGCGACCCTGGCTCCAGCCGCTTCTACCTGTCATTAGAAGACGATTTGATGCGCATTTTTGGCTCGGATCATATTTCTACCATTATGGATAAGCTGGGCATGGAAGAAGACGAGCCTATCGAGCACAACATGGTCAGCAAAGCCATTGAAAATGCGCAGAAAAAAGTGGAAAACCGCAACTTTGAAATTCGTAAATACGTGTTGGAATACGACGATGTCATGAATCAGCAGCGCGAAATCATCTATGCGCAGCGTAAACAGATTCTGCTGGGCGAAAATCTTCGGGAAAACATTTTGGCGATGATTGAGAAAATTGCCGATCATGGTATTTCTCTCTATGCTGATGCCAATACGTATCCGGAGGATTGGGATTTGGCGGGCCTTATCAAGTTCTGCGAGGAATATTTTGCGCCGGAAGGTCGCTTGACGGTGGCTAAGCTGGAAGCTTGCAATCGCGAAGAGCTGCGTGAAGAAGTGCTGGCGGCGGCGCAAGAAGCCTACGAAGGCCGGGAACGGCTCTTCGGCGAAGAAAACATGCGCGAACTGGAAAAGGTTATTATGCTCAAAGTGCTGGATAGCAAATGGATCGAGCATTTGGACGCCATGGACGGCTTGCGTGAGGGCATTGGATTGCGAGCGTACGGACAGAAAGATCCTTTGATTGAGTATAAAATTGAAGCATATGACATGTTCCAGCAATTGATGGAATACATCCAGGACGATATCGTCAAATATATGTTCCGGGTGAATATTATTTCGCAGCCCGAGGACCATCTGCAGCAGGCTACGGAAAGCCATGGGGAAGCAGATGAAAATGCGCCCAAACAGCCGGTGGTAAATAAGGACAAAGTGGGGCGAAACGATCTTTGCCCTTGCGGCAGCGGGAAAAAGTACAAGAATTGCTGCGGCGTTAACTAA
- a CDS encoding ABC transporter ATP-binding protein, whose amino-acid sequence MLRVEHLAVEVEGRKILKDINLHIKQGEVHVLFGPNGTGKSTLINAIMGFSRYKITGGRIFFKDEDITELPVYERVRRGVGVMIQRPPTVRGLAVRDMVRLCAGEREVDVEALAKSVNMENFLDRSVNDGFSGGEIKRSELLQLLAQQPDLLLLDEPESGVDIENIAVVGKAADRILQRGVNGGNALPLKKRREGRSKSGLIITHTGHIMQYVPVDVAHVLFDGVVSCSGNPQEMFSCIQTQGYEACVSCDMTGGN is encoded by the coding sequence ATGCTGCGAGTGGAACATCTGGCTGTAGAAGTGGAAGGCCGGAAGATCTTGAAGGATATCAATCTGCATATTAAGCAGGGCGAGGTGCATGTGCTTTTCGGTCCCAATGGTACTGGGAAGTCGACGTTGATCAATGCCATTATGGGCTTTTCTCGTTATAAAATTACTGGCGGTCGCATTTTCTTTAAAGATGAGGACATTACTGAACTGCCGGTGTATGAGCGCGTGCGCCGAGGCGTGGGCGTGATGATTCAGCGCCCGCCGACGGTGAGGGGCTTGGCTGTACGGGATATGGTGCGTTTGTGCGCTGGCGAGCGGGAAGTGGATGTAGAGGCTCTGGCCAAGTCGGTCAATATGGAAAACTTCTTGGATCGTTCGGTGAATGACGGTTTTTCCGGGGGCGAAATTAAGCGCTCGGAGCTCCTGCAGCTTTTAGCGCAGCAGCCGGACCTGCTGCTTTTAGATGAGCCGGAATCCGGGGTGGATATTGAAAATATTGCGGTCGTGGGCAAGGCGGCGGATCGTATTTTGCAACGCGGCGTCAATGGCGGCAATGCCTTGCCGCTGAAAAAGCGTCGTGAAGGGCGCAGTAAATCTGGCTTGATCATTACGCATACAGGGCACATTATGCAGTATGTACCTGTGGATGTGGCCCATGTGCTTTTCGACGGCGTTGTATCCTGCAGCGGCAATCCGCAGGAGATGTTTTCCTGTATTCAGACGCAAGGCTATGAAGCTTGCGTTAGCTGTGATATGACAGGAGGAAACTGA
- a CDS encoding SufB/SufD family protein, which produces MKRQQDIEQQARQAEQKPALYGADINFAEFSDQQGEAQYLEQPAVQMDAARKRSLEGIGIEVSGAGRSGTFLQTDHAVTHCQVQGNGLEIMSVDEALKCHDWLAEEYWWRAVAPDADKYTARAAVHQEHGYFIRALPGVKVEEPVQACMYISSEEVVQDVHNVIIVEEGAELHVITGCGTDPHVRKGMHIGISEFFVKKGGKLTFTMIHRWGEEVAVRPRTGVIVEEGGTYLSNYICLQRVKDIQMYPTTRLVGRGAVARLNSVIVAPEGAHMDIGGRVILEAPGVRGEIVARTLSTGGVIVNRGHLLGKAPESKAHLECNGLILHPKGVIHAIPELEAKTDNAELSHEAAVGKIAPEEIEYLMARGLNEDEATATIVRGFLNVDIEGLPETLVQEIDKAINEFSVNKGM; this is translated from the coding sequence ATGAAGCGACAGCAGGATATTGAGCAACAGGCGCGGCAGGCGGAGCAAAAACCGGCGTTGTACGGCGCGGACATTAATTTTGCTGAGTTTTCGGATCAGCAGGGCGAAGCGCAGTATCTGGAACAGCCGGCGGTGCAGATGGACGCGGCCCGCAAGCGTTCCTTGGAAGGCATCGGGATCGAAGTGTCTGGCGCGGGGCGTTCGGGGACGTTTTTGCAGACTGACCATGCAGTAACGCATTGTCAGGTGCAGGGAAACGGTCTGGAAATCATGAGCGTTGATGAGGCTCTGAAATGCCACGACTGGTTAGCAGAAGAGTATTGGTGGCGGGCGGTCGCGCCTGACGCGGATAAGTACACTGCTCGGGCGGCGGTACATCAAGAACATGGCTACTTCATCCGGGCGTTGCCTGGCGTTAAGGTGGAGGAGCCGGTGCAGGCTTGCATGTATATTAGCTCGGAAGAAGTAGTGCAAGACGTGCATAACGTGATTATTGTCGAAGAAGGAGCGGAACTGCACGTTATTACCGGCTGCGGAACCGACCCGCATGTGCGTAAGGGTATGCATATCGGCATCAGTGAGTTTTTTGTCAAAAAAGGCGGTAAGCTGACGTTTACCATGATTCACCGTTGGGGCGAAGAAGTGGCCGTACGGCCTAGGACCGGCGTTATTGTCGAAGAGGGCGGAACCTATTTGTCGAATTACATCTGCTTGCAGCGAGTAAAGGACATTCAGATGTATCCAACGACCCGTCTGGTGGGACGAGGCGCGGTGGCGCGGCTGAATTCCGTCATTGTGGCGCCGGAAGGGGCGCATATGGACATCGGCGGCCGGGTGATTCTGGAAGCTCCCGGAGTACGCGGCGAAATTGTGGCGCGGACATTATCTACCGGAGGCGTTATCGTTAATCGCGGCCATCTTTTGGGGAAAGCGCCGGAGAGCAAAGCGCATCTGGAGTGCAACGGCTTGATTTTGCATCCCAAAGGCGTGATTCATGCTATTCCGGAGTTGGAAGCGAAAACCGATAATGCCGAACTCAGTCATGAAGCGGCAGTGGGCAAGATTGCCCCGGAAGAGATTGAGTACCTTATGGCGCGTGGCCTGAATGAAGACGAGGCTACAGCGACGATTGTACGCGGTTTCTTGAATGTAGATATTGAGGGCCTGCCAGAGACACTGGTACAGGAAATCGATAAAGCGATTAATGAGTTCTCGGTGAACAAAGGCATGTAA